Proteins from one Mucilaginibacter jinjuensis genomic window:
- a CDS encoding phytoene desaturase family protein: MNNTIPKHIIVIGAGFAGLAAASVLAKAGFKVTVLEKNDQPGGRARLWESEGFKFDMGPSWYWMPDVFENYFALFGYKPSDFYELKRLDPGYRIYYGKDDYMDVPADMQQLEALFEQEEPGSSTNLRAFLKQAEYKYRVGMGEYVFRPSHNIGEFIDWNLIEKSFSIQLLTSMSKHVRKYFKNPKLIKLLEFPVLFLGATAQDTPAMYSMMNYADLALGTWYPMGGMHEIVKAMVKTAEELGVEIKLSTEVLSIETANGIVSTIKTNRGNYKADFVVAGADYAHVDQELLDKPNQNYTPQYWDKRVMSPSSLLFYIGTDCKVEGIQHHNLFFDEDFEQHAADIYTQAKWPDKPLFYVACTSKTDNTVAPANGENLFFLMPIAPGLEDNNVTREKYFDLMMDRFEKITGNNIRNNIVVKRSYALNDFKADYHSFKGNAYGLSNILSQTAFFKPAMRSKKVKNLLYTGQLTVPGPGVPPALISGQVAAGEVIKYFNLG; this comes from the coding sequence ATGAATAACACCATCCCCAAACATATTATTGTTATCGGTGCCGGCTTTGCCGGTTTAGCTGCAGCAAGCGTATTGGCCAAAGCAGGCTTTAAAGTTACAGTGCTGGAAAAGAACGATCAACCCGGCGGTCGTGCAAGGCTTTGGGAATCTGAAGGTTTTAAATTTGATATGGGCCCCAGTTGGTACTGGATGCCGGATGTTTTCGAAAACTACTTTGCCTTATTCGGCTACAAGCCATCCGATTTTTATGAATTGAAACGCCTCGATCCCGGCTACCGCATTTACTATGGCAAGGATGATTATATGGACGTGCCTGCTGATATGCAGCAACTCGAAGCATTATTTGAGCAGGAGGAACCCGGTAGCAGCACAAATCTCAGAGCATTTTTAAAGCAAGCCGAATATAAATATAGGGTAGGTATGGGCGAATATGTGTTTCGGCCCTCGCACAATATAGGTGAGTTTATCGACTGGAACCTGATTGAAAAAAGTTTTAGCATACAATTGCTCACCAGCATGAGTAAGCACGTGCGAAAGTACTTCAAAAACCCTAAGCTAATAAAGTTGCTCGAGTTCCCTGTCCTGTTTTTAGGAGCAACCGCGCAGGATACCCCGGCCATGTACAGCATGATGAACTATGCTGACCTTGCCTTAGGTACCTGGTACCCCATGGGAGGGATGCACGAGATTGTTAAGGCCATGGTTAAAACTGCCGAAGAATTGGGCGTAGAAATTAAGCTGAGTACCGAAGTGCTTTCGATAGAAACAGCTAATGGAATAGTATCCACCATAAAAACTAACCGGGGCAATTACAAAGCTGATTTTGTTGTAGCCGGTGCTGATTATGCACATGTTGACCAGGAATTATTAGACAAGCCGAATCAAAACTATACGCCGCAATATTGGGACAAGCGGGTAATGTCGCCATCGAGCCTGTTATTTTATATAGGGACTGATTGCAAGGTGGAAGGTATCCAGCACCACAACCTTTTCTTCGATGAAGATTTTGAACAGCATGCTGCCGATATTTACACCCAAGCCAAGTGGCCCGATAAGCCATTATTCTACGTAGCCTGTACTTCTAAAACTGATAATACAGTTGCACCGGCTAATGGAGAAAACTTATTTTTCCTGATGCCGATAGCCCCCGGCTTAGAAGATAATAACGTTACCCGCGAAAAGTATTTCGACCTGATGATGGACCGTTTTGAAAAGATCACCGGTAATAACATCCGCAATAACATCGTAGTAAAACGCAGTTACGCACTGAATGATTTTAAAGCTGATTATCATTCCTTTAAAGGAAATGCGTATGGCCTATCGAACATCCTTTCACAAACGGCATTCTTTAAACCCGCTATGCGATCTAAAAAGGTAAAGAACCTGCTATATACCGGCCAACTTACTGTACCAGGACCAGGTGTGCCGCCTGCTCTAATTTCTGGACAAGTTGCGGCAGGGGAGGTGATTAAGTATTTTAATTTGGGGTGA
- the lpdA gene encoding dihydrolipoyl dehydrogenase: MQYDVIVIGSGPGGYVAAIRCAQLGLRTACIEKYSTFGGTCLNVGCIPSKALLDSSEHYYNASHTFKTHGINLDNLKVDFEQMIKRKSEVVAQTTGGISFLFKKNKITSFQGMGSFVDKNTIKITKPDGSEETIVGKNVIIATGSKPSSLPFLPIDKKRIITSTEALTLTEVPKHLILIGGGVIGLELGSVYARLGAKVSVIEYMDSIIPTMDKSLGKELQKVLAKQGMEFYLGHKVTGASVKGSTVTVTFDSPKNEKKELKGDYCLVAVGRVAYTDKLGLENIGITVEERGRKITVDEHLETSVKGVYAIGDVVRGAMLAHKAEDEGTFVAEIIAGQKPHINYNLIPGVVYTWPEVASVGYTEEQLKEKGTKFKLGVFPFKASGRARASMDTDGFVKVLADETTDEILGVHMIGPRAADMIAEAVVAMEYRASAEDISRMSHAHPTYTEAIREACLDATAKRAIHI; encoded by the coding sequence ATGCAGTACGATGTGATTGTTATCGGCTCGGGACCAGGTGGCTATGTGGCTGCCATCCGTTGTGCCCAGCTTGGCTTAAGAACAGCCTGTATCGAAAAATATTCAACTTTTGGTGGCACCTGCTTAAATGTGGGTTGTATTCCTTCAAAAGCATTACTTGATTCTTCTGAACATTATTATAATGCTTCGCACACCTTTAAAACCCACGGTATTAATCTGGACAATTTAAAGGTTGATTTTGAACAAATGATTAAAAGGAAAAGCGAAGTGGTAGCACAAACTACCGGCGGTATTTCTTTCCTGTTCAAAAAAAATAAAATTACTTCTTTCCAGGGTATGGGTTCATTTGTGGACAAGAATACCATTAAGATTACCAAACCAGATGGCTCTGAAGAAACCATTGTTGGCAAAAATGTGATCATCGCTACCGGTTCAAAACCATCGAGCCTGCCGTTTTTACCAATCGATAAAAAACGTATTATTACTTCTACCGAAGCTTTAACGCTTACAGAGGTTCCTAAACATTTAATCCTAATTGGTGGTGGTGTTATTGGTTTGGAACTTGGTTCTGTTTATGCCCGCTTAGGTGCTAAAGTTTCTGTGATCGAGTACATGGATTCTATTATCCCAACCATGGATAAATCGTTGGGTAAAGAATTGCAGAAGGTATTGGCTAAACAGGGTATGGAATTTTACCTTGGCCATAAAGTTACCGGCGCTTCTGTTAAAGGCAGCACAGTTACTGTTACTTTTGATTCGCCTAAAAACGAGAAGAAAGAACTAAAAGGCGACTACTGCCTAGTTGCTGTAGGCCGTGTTGCTTATACCGATAAATTAGGTTTAGAAAATATTGGTATTACTGTTGAAGAGCGTGGCCGTAAAATTACGGTTGATGAGCACCTGGAAACCAGCGTTAAAGGCGTTTACGCTATTGGCGATGTGGTTCGTGGCGCTATGCTTGCCCACAAGGCCGAAGACGAGGGTACTTTTGTAGCCGAGATCATTGCCGGACAAAAACCACACATTAATTATAACCTGATACCGGGTGTAGTTTATACCTGGCCTGAAGTTGCCAGCGTTGGATATACCGAAGAGCAGCTGAAAGAAAAAGGCACCAAGTTTAAGCTGGGTGTGTTCCCTTTCAAAGCCAGCGGACGTGCCCGTGCCAGCATGGACACCGACGGTTTTGTTAAAGTATTAGCCGATGAAACTACCGATGAGATTTTAGGCGTACACATGATCGGTCCGCGTGCGGCTGATATGATTGCCGAAGCCGTAGTTGCGATGGAGTACCGTGCCAGCGCCGAAGATATTTCGCGCATGAGCCACGCCCACCCAACTTATACCGAAGCCATCCGCGAAGCTTGCTTAGATGCAACGGCTAAGCGTGCGATACATATTTAG
- the murB gene encoding UDP-N-acetylmuramate dehydrogenase gives MLQIQENASLTNFNTFGIAATARYFTEITHEDELVELFLDEQWKHLPRLVLGGGSNMLFVKDFDGLVIRMNIRGIEHRINHEYVIVEAGAGEVWNELVTYCVNYGFAGMENLSLIPGSVGASPIQNIGAYGVELKDVFHSCRAFEIATGKSRTFLKDECGFGYRESVFKSELKGQYIITQVKFELSLNPNLNLGYGAIQQELEKNNIANPTIKDVSAVVSRIRVSKLPDPSTIGNAGSFFKNPVIGEELFKQIHAQFPEVVNYPTADGGIKLAAGWLIEQCGWKGKTVGNTGTWKNQALVLVNHGEATGSEVYTLSSQIIDSVYTKFGVMLEREVNIIN, from the coding sequence ATGCTTCAAATACAGGAAAACGCTTCGCTTACAAACTTCAACACTTTTGGGATAGCTGCTACAGCACGTTATTTTACCGAGATTACCCACGAAGATGAACTGGTTGAACTTTTTCTGGACGAGCAATGGAAACACTTGCCACGCCTGGTTCTAGGGGGTGGCAGTAATATGTTGTTTGTAAAAGATTTCGATGGATTGGTAATCCGTATGAATATCCGGGGCATTGAGCACCGCATTAACCACGAATATGTGATTGTAGAAGCCGGTGCGGGCGAAGTTTGGAATGAGCTGGTAACTTACTGCGTTAACTATGGCTTTGCAGGTATGGAAAACCTGAGTTTGATCCCCGGTTCAGTTGGCGCATCACCCATCCAAAACATTGGCGCTTATGGTGTGGAACTTAAAGATGTATTTCACAGCTGTCGTGCTTTTGAGATCGCCACAGGCAAGTCCAGGACTTTTCTAAAAGATGAGTGCGGTTTCGGCTATCGCGAAAGTGTATTTAAATCTGAACTGAAAGGCCAGTACATCATTACACAAGTTAAGTTCGAGCTATCGCTTAACCCTAATCTTAATTTGGGATACGGTGCTATACAACAAGAGCTGGAGAAAAACAATATTGCCAATCCTACTATTAAGGATGTATCAGCAGTGGTATCGCGCATACGAGTATCCAAACTGCCAGATCCTTCTACCATTGGTAATGCGGGTAGCTTTTTTAAGAACCCGGTTATTGGCGAGGAGTTATTTAAGCAGATCCATGCCCAGTTTCCCGAGGTGGTAAACTATCCAACTGCCGATGGTGGCATTAAGCTGGCGGCTGGTTGGCTGATAGAGCAATGCGGCTGGAAAGGCAAAACCGTTGGAAATACCGGCACCTGGAAAAACCAGGCCTTGGTATTAGTGAACCATGGAGAGGCCACCGGGAGCGAAGTGTATACATTATCGTCGCAAATCATAGACAGTGTGTACACTAAATTTGGCGTTATGCTGGAGCGCGAGGTGAATATTATTAATTAA
- a CDS encoding M1 family metallopeptidase, translated as MLKLKAILTGAAFAALVSFTANAQLLQSTPEFTHADTLRGSLTSPLRTCYDINYYHLDVKFNIDQKFISGSNLFKFTATRDFDKLQFDLFANLKVEKIIYKGKELPYTREFNAVFVTFPQAIKQGAKDEFTVYYSGNPTVAKHAPWDGGIVFTTDSLGKPWVASACQGLGASVWWPNKDQQADEVDSVLISISVPNGLKDVSNGRLRKVTKLNDGYTRFDWFVSNPINNYDIAANIADYTHFSDEYNGEKGKLTLDYWVLPYNLEKAKKQFGRDVKPMLKAFEHWFGPYPFYEDGYKLVETPHLGMEHQSAVAYGNKYRNGYLGSDRSQTGWGTKWDFIIVHESGHEWFGNNITSKDLADSWIHESFTNYSEALFTESIWGKQAGQEYTHGQRHLIQNKEPIIAHYGVNEDGSGDMYDKGGNLLNMIRMTINDDEKWRSILRGLNKTFYHQTVTTEQIVGYINQQTGMDLTPVFNQYLRHVNIPTLEFRFNDGKTYARWVADVDNFEMPVRIKIKGGQYQYIKPTRSFKPIDVAGLTKDNLEVDTFNYYIGVLVD; from the coding sequence ATGCTTAAATTAAAAGCAATACTAACAGGAGCGGCCTTTGCCGCTCTTGTTTCGTTTACGGCCAATGCACAATTGCTGCAAAGTACACCAGAGTTTACCCATGCTGATACCCTGCGCGGATCATTAACCAGCCCGTTGCGTACCTGCTATGATATTAATTACTATCACCTTGATGTGAAGTTTAATATCGATCAGAAATTCATCAGCGGAAGCAATCTGTTTAAGTTCACCGCTACGCGTGATTTTGATAAACTACAGTTTGATCTATTCGCTAATTTGAAGGTAGAGAAGATCATTTATAAAGGTAAAGAGCTGCCTTATACCCGTGAGTTTAACGCTGTGTTTGTAACCTTCCCACAAGCCATTAAGCAAGGTGCAAAGGATGAGTTTACGGTTTACTATTCTGGCAATCCAACCGTGGCTAAGCACGCACCCTGGGATGGCGGGATTGTATTTACTACAGATTCATTAGGCAAGCCCTGGGTAGCCTCGGCCTGCCAGGGCTTGGGTGCCAGCGTGTGGTGGCCTAATAAAGATCAGCAGGCAGATGAAGTGGATAGTGTACTGATCAGCATCTCAGTGCCAAATGGTTTAAAGGATGTATCAAACGGCCGTTTGCGTAAAGTGACGAAGCTTAATGATGGATATACTCGTTTCGATTGGTTTGTAAGCAACCCAATCAATAACTATGATATAGCAGCCAACATTGCCGATTATACACACTTTAGCGATGAATACAATGGAGAAAAAGGCAAGCTGACTTTGGATTACTGGGTACTGCCTTACAACCTCGAGAAAGCCAAAAAACAATTCGGCCGTGATGTGAAGCCGATGTTAAAAGCTTTTGAACATTGGTTCGGCCCGTATCCTTTCTATGAGGATGGCTATAAATTGGTTGAAACCCCTCATTTAGGTATGGAGCACCAGAGCGCTGTTGCTTATGGTAACAAGTATAGAAACGGCTACTTAGGTAGCGACCGCTCGCAGACCGGCTGGGGCACGAAATGGGATTTTATCATTGTGCATGAAAGCGGACATGAATGGTTCGGCAATAATATTACTTCGAAAGATTTGGCTGATAGCTGGATTCATGAAAGCTTTACCAATTATTCGGAAGCTTTATTTACCGAGAGTATCTGGGGTAAGCAAGCCGGGCAGGAGTACACCCATGGTCAGCGTCATTTAATCCAGAACAAAGAACCCATTATTGCACACTATGGCGTGAACGAAGATGGTTCGGGCGATATGTATGATAAAGGTGGCAACCTGCTTAATATGATCCGCATGACGATTAATGATGATGAAAAATGGCGTTCCATTCTTCGTGGATTAAATAAAACCTTCTACCATCAAACAGTAACTACCGAACAAATTGTTGGCTACATTAACCAACAAACAGGTATGGATTTAACGCCGGTATTTAACCAATACCTGCGCCACGTAAATATCCCAACTTTAGAGTTCAGATTTAATGATGGTAAAACCTATGCCCGCTGGGTTGCAGATGTGGATAATTTCGAAATGCCGGTACGCATTAAAATTAAGGGCGGCCAATATCAATACATTAAACCTACAAGGTCGTTTAAGCCTATTGACGTTGCCGGTTTAACTAAGGATAATCTGGAGGTAGATACTTTTAATTATTATATCGGGGTGTTGGTTGATTAG
- a CDS encoding RNA polymerase sigma factor, producing the protein MTKIEFNTMVLRQASSLRSYALHFTHDADDANDLVQDTMLKAITYYNKFKEGTNLKGWLYTIMKNTFINNYRRFVKMSTFVTKSEEISSANLVFSSTKNQGESKFVMDDIRRALDRLPEDYYVPFTMYFEGHKYHEIADHLTIPIGTVKTRIHVARKLLKKNLKAYDNGVKKPIYAEED; encoded by the coding sequence ATGACAAAGATTGAGTTTAACACCATGGTGCTTCGTCAAGCCAGTTCACTACGTTCATACGCTTTGCACTTTACACATGATGCAGATGATGCTAACGATCTTGTGCAAGACACAATGTTAAAGGCGATAACTTATTATAATAAGTTTAAAGAAGGCACTAACTTAAAAGGATGGTTATACACCATCATGAAAAATACTTTCATAAACAACTACCGTCGTTTTGTGAAAATGAGCACATTCGTAACCAAGTCTGAAGAGATTTCTTCTGCTAATCTGGTTTTCAGCTCAACAAAAAACCAAGGCGAGTCTAAATTTGTGATGGATGATATCCGCCGCGCTTTAGACAGGTTACCTGAAGATTACTATGTTCCCTTCACCATGTATTTTGAAGGCCATAAATACCACGAAATTGCAGACCACCTGACTATCCCGATCGGTACCGTTAAAACCCGTATCCACGTAGCACGTAAACTGCTTAAGAAAAACCTGAAAGCTTATGATAACGGTGTTAAAAAACCAATCTACGCTGAAGAAGATTAA
- a CDS encoding sterol desaturase family protein: MNIIIYISTTLLTIVLMEVLSWAMHKYLFHGPLWFIHKTHHGHGKHKWFELNDLFSILFASLSLWLMWAGHFTSDYRLWIGIGISLYGIIYFIFHDWFIHNRFKPFKTNNSYLLNIRRAHKIHHKSMEKWPSEEFGLLVARKRYEKK; encoded by the coding sequence ATGAACATAATCATCTACATATCCACCACTCTCCTCACCATTGTCTTAATGGAGGTACTTTCATGGGCTATGCACAAATACCTATTCCACGGTCCGCTATGGTTTATCCATAAAACGCATCACGGGCATGGCAAGCACAAATGGTTTGAGTTGAATGATCTGTTTAGTATCCTCTTCGCCTCACTTTCCTTATGGCTAATGTGGGCCGGGCATTTTACTTCAGATTATCGCTTATGGATTGGCATTGGTATTAGCTTGTACGGCATCATTTATTTCATCTTCCACGATTGGTTTATTCATAACCGCTTTAAGCCGTTTAAAACCAATAATAGCTATTTACTGAATATCCGTAGGGCGCATAAAATTCATCATAAAAGCATGGAGAAATGGCCAAGTGAAGAATTTGGGTTGTTGGTGGCGAGGAAGAGGTATGAGAAGAAGTAA
- a CDS encoding CocE/NonD family hydrolase, whose product MKKIYVLVLALLVANVVTQAQSTPPASSYAKENYTKKEVYITMRDGIKLFTAIYTPKDASAKKKYPIVMQRTCYSIAPYGEDKIPARLGPSETMMKEGYIVVYQDVRGRYKSEGTWTNMTPVIDNKKSKKDVDEGSDTYDTIDWLVKNVANNNGRVGQWGISYPGFYTAAGILSNHPALKASSPQAPISDFWFDDFHHNGALLESYFFTYPVFGVQKKDTTSKAWYNDQNIKAGTKDGYQFLLDMGPLKNADKYYKDNFYWQETVNHPNYDEFWKARGLTQHYGKVMPAVMFVGGWYDAEDLSGPLDMFKKINKTDPNAYNTIVMGPFGHGRWSRETGHTMHSNVYFGDSIATFYQKDIEAKFFEHFLKGDGDKKTSDLPKAYMYDTGKKEWEKFAQWPAANATSQKLFLSADGKLANSQPASSGSVSYVSDPLKPVPYTEDNTTTMGFTPHNYMSEDQRFAGRRTDVLVYQSEVLTDDVTLGGQIMAHLKVANSSTDADYIVKLIDVYPMDEKNNDYMPNKNITLSNYWQMVRSEIMPARFRNSFEKPEAMVPGQKTDVNVRLQDVLHTFKKGHRIMIQVQSTAFPLFARNPQTFVANPYKANESDYVKATETVYNDSYVDVQVIK is encoded by the coding sequence ATGAAGAAAATTTATGTTTTAGTGCTGGCCTTATTGGTTGCCAACGTGGTAACCCAGGCGCAAAGCACTCCTCCAGCGTCATCCTACGCTAAAGAAAACTACACCAAAAAAGAAGTTTACATTACCATGCGCGATGGTATTAAACTGTTCACCGCAATCTATACACCGAAGGATGCGTCGGCGAAAAAGAAATACCCGATTGTAATGCAGCGTACCTGCTACAGCATTGCCCCTTATGGCGAAGATAAAATCCCGGCACGTTTAGGCCCGTCTGAAACGATGATGAAAGAGGGCTACATTGTGGTTTACCAGGATGTGCGCGGCCGCTACAAAAGCGAAGGTACCTGGACTAATATGACCCCGGTTATCGACAATAAAAAATCTAAAAAAGATGTAGACGAGGGTTCTGATACCTACGATACCATTGACTGGCTGGTTAAAAACGTAGCTAATAACAATGGCCGTGTAGGGCAGTGGGGTATCTCATATCCGGGCTTCTATACTGCGGCAGGTATCCTTTCAAACCACCCGGCGCTGAAAGCTTCATCGCCACAGGCACCAATTTCTGATTTTTGGTTCGATGATTTTCATCATAATGGTGCTTTGTTAGAGAGCTATTTCTTTACCTACCCTGTTTTTGGTGTGCAAAAGAAAGATACCACCAGCAAAGCATGGTATAACGACCAAAATATTAAAGCAGGTACTAAAGATGGTTACCAGTTTTTACTGGATATGGGTCCGCTGAAAAATGCTGATAAATATTACAAAGATAACTTCTACTGGCAGGAAACCGTTAACCACCCTAACTACGATGAGTTTTGGAAAGCACGTGGTTTAACCCAACACTACGGTAAGGTAATGCCTGCGGTAATGTTTGTAGGCGGATGGTACGATGCCGAAGATTTAAGTGGTCCGCTGGATATGTTTAAAAAGATCAACAAAACAGATCCTAATGCTTATAATACGATTGTGATGGGGCCATTCGGTCACGGCCGCTGGTCGCGCGAGACAGGACACACCATGCACAGCAACGTATACTTTGGCGATAGCATTGCTACCTTCTACCAAAAAGACATCGAGGCTAAATTCTTCGAGCATTTCCTGAAAGGTGATGGCGACAAAAAAACTTCTGATTTGCCTAAAGCCTACATGTACGATACAGGTAAAAAAGAATGGGAGAAATTTGCACAATGGCCTGCTGCCAATGCAACCAGCCAAAAATTATTCCTGAGTGCTGATGGTAAATTAGCTAACAGCCAGCCTGCTTCAAGTGGTTCGGTTTCTTATGTGAGCGATCCATTGAAACCGGTTCCTTATACTGAGGATAATACCACTACTATGGGCTTTACGCCGCACAATTACATGAGCGAAGATCAGCGTTTTGCCGGCCGCCGTACAGATGTGCTGGTTTATCAGTCAGAAGTTTTAACTGACGATGTAACCCTGGGCGGGCAGATTATGGCCCACCTTAAAGTGGCTAACAGCAGCACGGACGCAGATTATATCGTGAAGCTGATCGACGTGTATCCAATGGATGAGAAAAACAACGATTACATGCCGAACAAAAACATCACCCTGAGCAACTACTGGCAAATGGTGCGTTCTGAAATTATGCCGGCACGTTTCCGCAACAGCTTCGAGAAACCAGAGGCTATGGTTCCCGGACAAAAAACTGATGTTAATGTACGTTTGCAAGATGTACTGCATACCTTCAAAAAAGGTCACCGCATCATGATCCAGGTACAAAGCACAGCTTTCCCATTGTTTGCACGTAACCCGCAAACCTTTGTAGCTAACCCTTACAAAGCAAACGAAAGCGATTACGTAAAAGCAACAGAAACTGTTTATAACGACAGCTATGTTGATGTACAGGTTATAAAATAA
- a CDS encoding IS4 family transposase: protein MGKSTFFTGQPVLNQLLNLIDRNSVKALARAGQYDRYYRYFDTHTHLVTMLYCVLNKCTSSREVVSGMKACSNKLEHAGIQKAPGRSTLCDANMKRSYKVFELLYEQIYRRHKQLLPDSRSVNNLKLFIADASTITLFQQILKAPSPGKFNGKRKGGIKVHTLIDATDDVAIQVSFTAASANDMTFLKEINLEAGSFIVFDKGYVDYSQYERLTNEGVFFVTRQKKDARYVVTGSNEVSPEDKASGIIADRLITLGTRTHRKKIKLKSRQITFFDKQKARKFEFLTNNFSLSPLQIADLYRKRWQIEILFKRIKQNFPLKYFLGDNENAIKIQIWGAFIADLLIKLVQVQLKRKWAFSNLSAIIRLHLMSYIHLFNFLNDPERLSTTITGEKQLKLGGSQFGFKT, encoded by the coding sequence ATGGGCAAAAGTACTTTTTTTACCGGACAGCCGGTATTGAATCAGCTGCTGAATTTGATTGACCGCAATTCAGTAAAGGCATTGGCAAGAGCGGGACAATATGACCGTTATTATCGTTATTTTGATACGCATACACATTTAGTCACCATGCTTTATTGTGTGTTAAACAAGTGTACAAGCAGCCGGGAAGTGGTTAGCGGGATGAAAGCCTGTAGTAATAAACTCGAACATGCAGGTATACAAAAGGCGCCGGGAAGGAGCACACTATGCGATGCCAATATGAAACGTTCCTATAAGGTTTTCGAGTTATTATATGAGCAGATTTATCGCAGGCATAAGCAACTTTTACCGGACAGCCGGTCGGTAAATAACCTCAAACTTTTTATAGCGGATGCCTCTACCATCACTTTGTTTCAACAAATACTCAAAGCCCCCAGTCCGGGTAAGTTCAACGGTAAAAGGAAAGGCGGTATTAAAGTACATACGCTGATCGATGCAACCGATGACGTTGCCATTCAGGTTAGTTTCACGGCAGCGAGTGCAAATGATATGACCTTTCTAAAGGAGATCAACCTGGAAGCCGGTTCATTTATCGTTTTTGATAAAGGCTATGTAGATTACAGTCAATATGAACGTTTAACTAATGAAGGGGTATTTTTTGTCACCCGCCAGAAAAAAGATGCCCGGTATGTGGTTACTGGTTCAAATGAAGTTAGCCCTGAAGACAAGGCATCTGGTATAATTGCTGACCGTTTGATCACCCTCGGCACACGCACCCATCGTAAAAAAATCAAGCTTAAAAGCCGTCAAATTACCTTTTTCGATAAGCAAAAAGCCAGAAAATTTGAATTCCTCACTAATAACTTTTCATTATCACCACTACAGATAGCTGATCTTTATAGAAAACGCTGGCAAATCGAGATCCTGTTTAAAAGGATCAAACAAAACTTCCCCCTCAAATACTTCCTGGGAGACAATGAAAATGCGATCAAGATCCAAATATGGGGTGCTTTTATTGCCGACCTGCTCATTAAACTTGTACAGGTTCAACTTAAAAGGAAATGGGCTTTCTCCAATTTGAGTGCTATTATCAGGTTACATCTGATGAGTTATATACATCTATTCAATTTTCTGAACGATCCTGAAAGGCTGTCCACTACAATCACCGGGGAAAAGCAATTAAAATTAGGGGGCTCACAATTTGGTTTTAAAACTTAA
- a CDS encoding Ldh family oxidoreductase has translation MLISPSILRTFAQNIFLAIGCSQKHAVLAADVLLKADLRGIDSHGVARLSGYVRLWEKKRINATPNIRIVHETATTATVDGDAGLGLVVAPFAMQIAIEKAEKYGSGWVAVRNSNHFGIAGYHALMAVEKDMIGYALTNASPLVAPTFSNERMLGTNPICYAFPAGKYPPVIVDMATSAAANGKLEIAQRKGINVPEGWIQDKQGNAVTDPHSLKSGGSLLPLGSDRDHGSHKGFGLGSIVDILSGVLSGAAYGPWVPPFVAFLEPSANPPGQGIGHFVGAMRVDGFRPAQDFKDNLDNWIERFKSAERIDPNQKVIIPGEPELEAEIDRIKNGIPLVDAVVNDLNELAVRFGVEPLR, from the coding sequence ATGCTCATCTCCCCATCTATCCTCCGCACCTTTGCCCAAAATATATTCTTAGCTATTGGCTGCTCACAAAAACACGCTGTGCTTGCTGCCGATGTATTGCTTAAAGCAGATCTTCGCGGTATCGATTCACACGGCGTTGCCCGCTTAAGCGGCTATGTAAGGCTATGGGAGAAAAAGCGGATTAACGCTACACCCAATATCCGAATAGTTCATGAAACTGCTACCACTGCTACTGTAGATGGTGATGCTGGATTGGGTTTAGTTGTTGCTCCATTTGCTATGCAAATTGCTATTGAAAAAGCCGAAAAATATGGATCGGGCTGGGTTGCGGTGCGCAATTCTAACCACTTTGGCATTGCGGGTTATCACGCGCTGATGGCGGTTGAAAAAGACATGATCGGTTATGCTTTAACTAACGCCAGTCCGCTGGTAGCACCTACATTTTCTAACGAGCGCATGCTGGGTACCAATCCTATTTGCTATGCTTTCCCTGCCGGTAAATATCCACCTGTTATTGTTGATATGGCAACTTCTGCTGCCGCCAATGGCAAGCTGGAAATTGCGCAGCGCAAAGGTATCAATGTGCCCGAAGGGTGGATTCAGGATAAACAGGGCAACGCTGTAACCGATCCGCATAGTTTAAAATCTGGTGGCTCTTTATTGCCTTTGGGTAGCGATCGTGATCATGGCAGCCATAAAGGTTTTGGATTGGGGTCGATAGTAGATATTTTATCAGGTGTGCTATCCGGCGCGGCTTACGGACCATGGGTGCCGCCATTTGTAGCATTTTTAGAGCCATCTGCAAACCCTCCAGGACAAGGCATTGGGCATTTTGTTGGTGCCATGCGGGTAGATGGTTTCCGGCCGGCGCAGGATTTTAAGGATAACCTTGATAACTGGATAGAGCGTTTTAAATCTGCCGAAAGAATCGACCCAAACCAAAAAGTAATCATCCCCGGCGAACCCGAACTGGAAGCTGAAATCGACCGTATAAAAAACGGCATCCCGCTTGTAGATGCCGTAGTAAATGATTTGAATGAGTTGGCGGTGAGGTTTGGAGTAGAGCCGTTGAGGTAA